In the genome of Bremerella sp. P1, the window TACCGGGGCCTCCTCGGCTGGGCGTGAAGCACTTTAAGTTCCCAATTTCAGGGAAGGCCCCAATCAGGTTATACTGCAGGGATTATGAAACCCACCCAACGTGCGGTCACCAGGCAGATTGCCTACGGGGTCGTACGTTTTTGTCGCTGGCAGCTCTTCTTAGGGCAACGGCGAAATAAAGATATCCAGTATGGCGAAATACATCATTCGCTACGGGGCCATGCGTTTTTTAGGCGTGTTCTCGGCCCGAGCAAAAGATGAATACAACCGCGACGATAAAGTCATCATTCGCACCAAGCGCGGCTTGGAGGTGGGGGATGTCCTTTGCGAAGCCACCGATGACGCAGTCAAGCAGCTGAGCGATCCGGCCTTTGGCAGCATCATGCGCGCCATGTCGGAAGAAGACGTCAAGCAGACCGAGCACATGGTAGGCGACGCCCAGCGCGAGGTGGAAACGGTCCGTCGTGTGATCGGCGAGATGAATCTTCCGATGCAACTGGTCGACGTCGAGCACTTGTTCGGCGGCGAGCGGATCATCGTTTACTACCTGGCCGAGTCGCGGGTCGACTTTCGCGAGTTGGTCAAAGCACTGGCTTCTGAATTGCAAACCCGCATCGAGATGCGGCAAATTGGCGTTCGCGACGAAGCCAAGTTGTTGGCCGATTACGGCGACTGTGGAAAGCCCGTTTGCTGCAATACGCACCTGAGCGAGATGCCGCCCGTTTCGATGCGGATGGCCAAGCTCCAAAAAGCGACGCTCGACCCGACGAAGATTTCCGGCCGCTGCGGACGACTCAAGTGTTGCCTCCGATACGAGTACGACACGTACGAGGAACTGCAACGTGACCTTCCGCCGATCGGCAGCGACATCGTGACCAACAGCGGTCGCGGCCGGGTTTTGAATCACGAGATTCTGGCCGGTCAGTTGTTGGTTCGCATGGAAGACAACCGCAACATCATGATCGACTCCAGCGATGTGCTGACCGTGCTCAAACGCGGCAACGGGCAATCCGGAGGAGGTTCCCGACGCGGCAAGCGTCGCGACAAGAAGGAAGCCGCGGACGAGAGCGGCGAGAACACCCAGTCCAAACCTGACACTCCGAAGGAATAACACGGCATGTCCGAAGATACTTATTCCGCCTTCATGCAACTGCTCAAAGACGATCCACGCTATCGCATGGAAGCGTATCAATTTGTCCGCGAAGCCCTTTCGTTCGGACAGCGGTTTCAGGACGAGCAGGACGAAGAATCCTCCGAAGAAGAAGACCTGGACCTGGAATGCTTCGAGGAAGAAGTCGATGAACTCGACGAAGAACTTGAAAGCTGGGAGGAAGAGGAAGAAGATCCCGAACGCCATCTGACCGGCCAGGTTCTGTGTCAGGCCATCCGGCAGTACGCCCAGCAGCAATACGGTTTGCTGGCCAAGGTAGTGCTCAACTCGTGGGGTATTCACACGACCGGCGATTTCGGCGAGATCGTCTACAACCTGATCGGCATCGGCATGATGCGTAAGTCGAAGTCGGACCGTCGCGAAGACTTCGACGATCAGTACGACTTCGAAGACGCATTCGTGAAGAACTTCGACTTCCAACTGTCGGAAGAATCAGGGCAAGCTTAGGCCATCACCAAGGGAAGAAGCATGGCGGCTGCGAAAAACAAACAGACAACCAAGTCCGACCAGGTCCCCCGGGCACCGGTGTACCTTCCCACGTCGAATCCACCCAAGCCCCATATCGCGTTCTTGATTGGCATGGCCGTGGTTACGGTCATTTGGTTTGGTCTGCTCGTCTATCTCGCACTACAGCAGGTCGGGACAATCTAAGCGCGGTTGAGGAAACGTTCCGGTCAACGATTCTCGCCGTGCGTCTGGCGTTGATTGCGGTCCCATTCGCGCTGTTTCCGCTCGAGCTCGTGCGGTGCGTGCACGGCACTCGCGTCTTCGGCATTCTCAAGCGACTCGTTCTTGGGTTTGGTCACCACCACGTCGTGCGGCTCAGGCACGCGGTAGATGACATAGATCCCGATCGTAACCAGTGCCGCCATGATATACAGCGCCCAACTGGGGATCGGGAAGACCATGATCGAAATACCCCAGCCAAGAACCACCGTGGCGATGGCCTGAATCTTCGTACTCGTTTTGATGCCTTTGCGTACTTCCCAGTCGTACAGGATCGGGCCGAAATAGGGCATGTCCAGCAGCAAGTCGTTCAGCTTGGGGAACGACCGCACCAGAAAATAGCTGGTCACCAACAGAAACGGAGTGGCCGGGACGATCGGCAGGATCATCCCCAGAACTGCGAGCGTAAAGAAGAACGCTGCGCAGCCCAAGTAGATCAGTCGCTTGGACCAGGGGATTTCAGGTACCGGAGGATGATTCATAGCGAAGGCCGAATCCCTGGGTGAATCGAACCAACCGTTCCGGTAGGCGTCGACTATTCTCCCAGGTCGGAATAAAACGTCAGCAAGTTGCCATCGGGATCGAAGAAACCAAACTCGCGCGTGCCAAATGCCGTGTCACGCAGCGTCGTATCGGAAGCAAAGATCCCCAGGGGTTGAAACACGCTGTAAAGGTGCTCGACGTCGCACACGGCGATGCGGATGTTCGGTCGCTCAACACGATCCCAACTCGAAGGATCGTGCCAGCGAAGATGGATTTCGACCCGATCTCGAATGATCGACGCGTAACGTGGATCGTCTGCATCTTGATACGATAGCTTGAAATCCAGTTTGTCGACATAGAACTGGATGGCGGCTTTCACGTCACGGGACGGCAGCACAGGGTTAACGGCTTCGAGTAGCAAATCGGGCATGGGGAGGGCAAGCCTTGTTAAGGGGAACGCAGTCGAGCGAGCCCGTCGTCACGGTTTGTCGCTACCTCTAACGGTCCCGGTTGATTCATATCGTCTGATATTAGGCTACAGACGAAAAGTACTCCCCGCAACTCTCCATTCAGGCTGCAGACCATGATTCGGCCCTGAACTTCACACACTTCCCTCAAAAGCGCGACCAATACACGGACGCCAATACTCGACATAAAGCGTACGTGGCTCAGGTCAACTAAGACTTTTTCCGGGTGACGAGATCTTCCATATTCGATAAACATTTCTCGAATCGTCAGACATTTATTCGCATCGCGCATATTGGCGATCAAGGGAGTGATGATGTGGACATCGTCCACTTCTTCGAACGAAACGAGTGTCTGCGTAGTCTTGGCGTTCATGCGTCCTTGCTCCGCCGTGCATGGTTGGGGTGGGTGCCGATAGCATGCATCCAAATTGCATGATCGGTCAATAGAAATGCTCCGTCGACACCAACGCGTATTGGGGCCTACGCGGTCGCCAGAGCGGACTCAAGAGTATCTACGGAACCAAACGGGGTTGGATCGTTAGGGTTTTCTGAGATTAATTTGCAAATTCTGAACATCCCGGTGAGCGAGTCGGACAGATTGCAAAAAATGATGCGTTCGTCGCTATTGGGGACCGCTCGACGAACATTCAGAAACGCGAGAATTCCGATGCTGCTGACGAAATTGACGTTTTGCATATCGATGACCACACGCCGATGATCGACCTGCTTCACGTAGTCGGTCATTCCATCTCGGATCGAATAGCAAATCTCCGTATCACGCATCTGGTCGACTTGCGGCGTAAGAACGAGGACTTCGTTCGCAATGTGGTGGTGAACTAAATCGGGATCGGCTTCATTCATGGCTTGCCCTTTTCCAAGAAAGCGGATCACCTCACAAGCGCAATGAGGAGAAACGGTGTACGCGTTTCCATGATTTAGCATCTCCTACCTTTGAGGGAAGGTCAACCTACGAAATTGGAAAGAAGATGACTTTCCGACCGCTTCGTTCCCGGTCGAATACCATCCGCAGCCAATGGGTGTTTCTTCACGTGTCGCAAAACGTGCCGAGGCATCCCTCACGGAAGCGAGTGACCCTCTGGGGGGTGACTCGGCCATTATTCCCAGTTTGGGAAAACACACTCGCGGACAAGAATCCGTTAAGATACTACCGCCCGATCAGCATTGCGCCCTGGCGCTTATCGGGCTACACTGAACCCACCAGGGCATGGTCCCTGACTGAACGATTATTCACGCCAAGGAGGGCCGCCGTGGCGACGCCGCCGAAAATTCCCGCCACCGGTTTAACGACCGGCGATTGCATTGCCCAGATGAAGAAGCTGCCTGAGGGTTGCATCGATCTGGCCTTTGCCGACCCTCCCTTCAATATCGGCTACAAATACGACGTTTACGACGATCGTAAATCGGTTGACGAGTATCTGGAGTGGAGCGAAGCGTGGATGCGGGAAGTCTCGCGCGTGCTTAAGCCAACGGGCGCCTTCTGGCTGGCCATTGGGGATGAGTTCGCTGCCGAACTAAAGGTCCTGGCTACGCGCACCCTGGGACTTCATTGCCGCAACTGGGTCGTCTGGTATTACACCTTTGGCGTGCACTGCAAAAGCAAGTTCACTCGCAGCCACGCCCACATCTTCTATTTCACCAAGGATGCCAAGCAGTTCACGTTCAACGATGAGCAGATCCGTGTCCCCAGTGCCCGGATGCTGGTCTATGGTGACAAGCGAGCCAACCCCAAGGGACGCGTTCCCGACGATACCTGGATCTTGCGACCGCAGGATGCCCCGGAAAGCTTCAGCAGTGAAGAGGACACTTGGTACTTCCCCCGCGTCGCTGGCACCTTCAAAGAACGAGCTGGCTTCCATGGCTGCCAAATGCCAGAACAACTTCTGGGGCGGATTATCAAGTGCTGCTCGAACGAAGGAGATATCGTCATGGATCCCTTCGCCGGTAGCGGATCGACGCTGGTAACCGCCAAAAAGCTGGGACGCACGCCGCTGGGCTTCGAGCTATCGAAAGACTATGCCAAACAGGTTCGCGAGCGACTCTCCAGCGTCAAAGAGGGCGATCCCTTGGTCGGAGCCGAAAACCCGCTTACCAGCGTCCCGAGCACCGCTAAGGGACGCCGACTGAAAGAGACGACGGCATAGGTAGGGCCCGCGTGTCGCGAAGCTGTCACCGACGATCCGACCCGCGACACGCGGGCCCTACAGATTTATGCCTCAGGCAACCGATCCCACACCTCGAAGCGGGTTGGGAACTGGTTCTTCTCGTCGGCCGGGATCTCTTCGGCCGATTCCAGGTGCCACTCGTGAAAATCGAGCAGTGGAAAGTGCGTGTCGCCATCGGGGATCATGGCATGCACCT includes:
- a CDS encoding PSP1 domain-containing protein, translated to MAKYIIRYGAMRFLGVFSARAKDEYNRDDKVIIRTKRGLEVGDVLCEATDDAVKQLSDPAFGSIMRAMSEEDVKQTEHMVGDAQREVETVRRVIGEMNLPMQLVDVEHLFGGERIIVYYLAESRVDFRELVKALASELQTRIEMRQIGVRDEAKLLADYGDCGKPVCCNTHLSEMPPVSMRMAKLQKATLDPTKISGRCGRLKCCLRYEYDTYEELQRDLPPIGSDIVTNSGRGRVLNHEILAGQLLVRMEDNRNIMIDSSDVLTVLKRGNGQSGGGSRRGKRRDKKEAADESGENTQSKPDTPKE
- a CDS encoding Minf_1886 family protein translates to MSEDTYSAFMQLLKDDPRYRMEAYQFVREALSFGQRFQDEQDEESSEEEDLDLECFEEEVDELDEELESWEEEEEDPERHLTGQVLCQAIRQYAQQQYGLLAKVVLNSWGIHTTGDFGEIVYNLIGIGMMRKSKSDRREDFDDQYDFEDAFVKNFDFQLSEESGQA
- a CDS encoding YbaN family protein, whose translation is MNHPPVPEIPWSKRLIYLGCAAFFFTLAVLGMILPIVPATPFLLVTSYFLVRSFPKLNDLLLDMPYFGPILYDWEVRKGIKTSTKIQAIATVVLGWGISIMVFPIPSWALYIMAALVTIGIYVIYRVPEPHDVVVTKPKNESLENAEDASAVHAPHELERKQREWDRNQRQTHGENR
- a CDS encoding VOC family protein, whose product is MPDLLLEAVNPVLPSRDVKAAIQFYVDKLDFKLSYQDADDPRYASIIRDRVEIHLRWHDPSSWDRVERPNIRIAVCDVEHLYSVFQPLGIFASDTTLRDTAFGTREFGFFDPDGNLLTFYSDLGE
- a CDS encoding STAS domain-containing protein translates to MNAKTTQTLVSFEEVDDVHIITPLIANMRDANKCLTIREMFIEYGRSRHPEKVLVDLSHVRFMSSIGVRVLVALLREVCEVQGRIMVCSLNGELRGVLFVCSLISDDMNQPGPLEVATNRDDGLARLRSP
- a CDS encoding STAS domain-containing protein gives rise to the protein MNEADPDLVHHHIANEVLVLTPQVDQMRDTEICYSIRDGMTDYVKQVDHRRVVIDMQNVNFVSSIGILAFLNVRRAVPNSDERIIFCNLSDSLTGMFRICKLISENPNDPTPFGSVDTLESALATA
- a CDS encoding DNA-methyltransferase; protein product: MATPPKIPATGLTTGDCIAQMKKLPEGCIDLAFADPPFNIGYKYDVYDDRKSVDEYLEWSEAWMREVSRVLKPTGAFWLAIGDEFAAELKVLATRTLGLHCRNWVVWYYTFGVHCKSKFTRSHAHIFYFTKDAKQFTFNDEQIRVPSARMLVYGDKRANPKGRVPDDTWILRPQDAPESFSSEEDTWYFPRVAGTFKERAGFHGCQMPEQLLGRIIKCCSNEGDIVMDPFAGSGSTLVTAKKLGRTPLGFELSKDYAKQVRERLSSVKEGDPLVGAENPLTSVPSTAKGRRLKETTA